The nucleotide sequence GTAGGTATCTCTGCAGAAATTATTGACGTTCAATCTCTTTTACCTTTTGATCTAAATCAGGACATAGTGAAGAGCGTTGCTAAAACTAATAGATTATTGGTAATAGATGAAGATGTTCCTGGGGGAGCTTCTGCATATATTCTTCAGAAAATTGTTGAAGATCAAAATGCATATATCCATCTAGATAGTAAACCTCAAACGCTCACAGCTAAAGCACATAGACCGGCTTACGGTACAGATGGAGATTACTTCTCTAAACCTTCTACAGAAGATATCTTTGAAAAGATCTACGAGATAATGAATGAGGCCAGACCTCAAGATTTTCCACAGCTTAGATAAGTTAAAAGGAATAAAAAAATAAAACCCCGCTCTAAAATTTAGAACGGGGTTTTTTATTATATCTAACTCAAGTTGTTTCAGCATCTATAAATCATTATAGATTATAAGTAGATTTCTACAACCAATACATCTCGACTTCTATCGATATTACATTTGAATATAAAAGATGTAATTTAGTCTAAAGCAATAGCTATGGTAACCACTTTTTCTCAAAATTAGGCTTTCTCTTTTCTAAGAATGCATCTCTACCTTCTTTAGCTTCATCTGTCATATAAGCCAATCGTGTTGCTTCTCCTGCAAAAACTTGTTGCCCTACCATCCCATCATCGGTAAGATTCATGGCAAATTTTAGCATTTTTATTGAAGTTGGAGATTTAGCTAAAATCTCCTGAGCCCATTCATACGCTGTATCTTCTAGTTCTGCGTGAGGAATAACGGCATTCACCATGCCCATTTCAAAGGCTTCCTGAGCATTATAATTTCTACCTAGAAAGAAGATCTCTCTTGCCTTCTTCTGTCCTACCATTTTCGCCAGATATGCAGACCCATACCCTCCATCAAAACTAGTTACATCTGCATCTGTTTGTTTAAATATAGCATGTTCTTTACTCGCCAAGGTTAGATCACAAACCACATGTAAACTATGTCCGCCACCTACAGCCCATCCCGGTACTACTGCTATTACTGCTTTAGGCATAAATCTAATCAATCTTTGTACTTCTAGTATATTCAATCTGTGCATTCCATCTTCTCCAACATACCCTTGATGCCCTCTTGCTTTTTGATCTCCTCCACTACAAAATGAGTAAACTCCATCTTTGGATGAAGGACCTTCAGCAGAAAGCAATACAACTCCAATAGAAGTATCTTCCTGTGCATCATAAAAGGCATCATATAATTCACTGGTAGTTTTAGGTCTAAATGCATTTCTTACATCTGGTCTATTGAAGGCGATCCTCGCAACTCCATTCGCTTTTTTATAGGTGATATCTTCGTACTGCTTTGCAGTTTTCCAATCAATTTTTGTCATTTTGATAATTTTAAAGTAAAAATAAGATTTTTTAAAATAAAACAATGATTCACTACAAAGGCTTAATCAGTAGAAAAAATCTAACAGATCAAAATTTGCACAATTCTTGTTATATTTAGGAAAATAATTTTA is from Gillisia sp. Hel1_33_143 and encodes:
- a CDS encoding 1,4-dihydroxy-2-naphthoyl-CoA synthase, whose product is MTKIDWKTAKQYEDITYKKANGVARIAFNRPDVRNAFRPKTTSELYDAFYDAQEDTSIGVVLLSAEGPSSKDGVYSFCSGGDQKARGHQGYVGEDGMHRLNILEVQRLIRFMPKAVIAVVPGWAVGGGHSLHVVCDLTLASKEHAIFKQTDADVTSFDGGYGSAYLAKMVGQKKAREIFFLGRNYNAQEAFEMGMVNAVIPHAELEDTAYEWAQEILAKSPTSIKMLKFAMNLTDDGMVGQQVFAGEATRLAYMTDEAKEGRDAFLEKRKPNFEKKWLP